Proteins encoded by one window of Candidatus Eremiobacterota bacterium:
- a CDS encoding DUF3592 domain-containing protein: MGKIDTYELARPPRSVPLTIFIKLLFGGSLNIVAWIIFGFSMIFYWGLVMNADLTSLIYPSGSFRTARGQIMAIRDTSFSEGGSESHSGTPIVAYHFRFSGPDGKAHEGVSYSLGGHVPHMAENPSEGNEVTVLFQERNPAVSRIEGLRHRPFTWPVVFVALFPSLGLGLVTFGFLSGLKANRLMVGGFPALGALVSNEPTNMTVNNRPVYALTFEFEARNGRKYRVNEKTNEPEKLEDDPSERLLYDGENPSYAVMFDSLPGSPAIDARGNFVDRSPLGALAVLIAPGITIAGHGLYALHACFHLF, translated from the coding sequence ATGGGCAAGATAGACACCTATGAGCTCGCCAGGCCGCCACGGTCTGTGCCGCTCACCATCTTCATCAAGCTGCTTTTCGGCGGCTCATTGAATATAGTCGCATGGATCATCTTCGGCTTCTCAATGATATTCTACTGGGGCCTCGTGATGAATGCCGATCTTACAAGCCTCATATATCCCTCAGGCAGCTTCAGGACGGCCAGGGGCCAGATCATGGCCATCAGGGACACAAGCTTTTCCGAGGGAGGAAGCGAATCCCATTCGGGGACTCCAATCGTGGCTTACCATTTCCGCTTCAGCGGGCCCGATGGGAAAGCCCATGAGGGCGTCTCCTATTCCCTGGGGGGACATGTCCCTCACATGGCGGAGAATCCTTCGGAAGGGAACGAGGTGACGGTTCTCTTCCAAGAGAGGAACCCTGCGGTATCGAGAATTGAGGGGCTCCGCCACAGGCCTTTCACCTGGCCCGTGGTGTTTGTGGCGCTTTTCCCTTCCCTTGGCCTTGGCCTGGTCACTTTCGGCTTTCTCAGCGGCTTGAAAGCCAACCGCCTGATGGTGGGAGGCTTCCCGGCGCTGGGAGCGCTGGTGTCAAATGAGCCTACCAATATGACAGTGAACAACAGGCCTGTCTATGCCCTTACCTTTGAATTCGAGGCGAGAAACGGCAGGAAGTACCGCGTCAACGAGAAGACCAACGAGCCTGAAAAGCTCGAGGATGACCCGTCGGAGCGGCTCCTTTACGACGGGGAGAATCCTTCATATGCCGTGATGTTTGACAGCCTGCCGGGATCACCGGCCATAGATGCCAGGGGAAATTTCGTGGACCGCAGCCCTCTCGGCGCCCTGGCGGTCCTGATCGCTCCGGGAATCACCATTGCAGGCCATGGCCTTTACGCCCTTCATGCTTGTTTTCACCTGTTTTAA
- a CDS encoding type II secretion system F family protein — protein MSRIMEFIDEFAAPATSSADLVIAFRELAALHKASINIQRSFQILADQGENRMLRRAFNGCARLVQSGQGIARAMSSFPLVFPELYVKMIDIGERSGKLELMLERVAIHAEKERELTMKVQSALIYPLFVGFLFLLFLVVGPAFMFKGIYEFLESLKIPLPFPTRLLIMASSLIRSPVVMILFPILAAGAAVLLKTLWQDDLWRGRLQAFFYRVPGVGTALRTAETAHFARTLAIIFDAGIPLIKGVEIARQGTTTVALQQRLEIMRTSLVEGESVREALEKTEFFSPLMLNLVEVGEQSGKMGQMCTKIALISEQNLEQALDVAISVMQPFFLLVMGLVVGFVVIATMAPMVKVVESIL, from the coding sequence ATGAGCAGGATAATGGAGTTCATAGATGAGTTCGCCGCTCCGGCCACTTCATCGGCAGATCTTGTAATAGCCTTCCGCGAGCTTGCCGCCCTTCACAAAGCTTCAATAAACATACAAAGGAGCTTCCAGATTCTTGCCGATCAGGGTGAGAACAGGATGCTCCGAAGGGCTTTTAACGGCTGCGCCCGCCTCGTGCAGTCCGGCCAGGGTATTGCCCGCGCAATGTCCTCGTTCCCGCTGGTCTTCCCCGAGCTCTATGTGAAAATGATCGATATCGGCGAGCGGTCTGGGAAGCTTGAGCTTATGCTGGAAAGAGTCGCGATCCACGCGGAAAAGGAGCGCGAGCTTACCATGAAAGTCCAGTCTGCCCTCATCTATCCCCTTTTTGTGGGCTTTCTCTTCCTGCTCTTCCTTGTTGTCGGGCCTGCCTTCATGTTCAAGGGGATTTATGAGTTCCTTGAGTCCCTCAAGATTCCCCTTCCTTTCCCCACAAGGCTCCTTATCATGGCCTCGTCGCTGATACGCTCCCCGGTGGTGATGATACTTTTTCCCATACTTGCCGCGGGAGCCGCAGTGTTGTTGAAGACCTTGTGGCAGGATGACCTCTGGCGCGGAAGGCTCCAGGCATTCTTTTACAGGGTTCCTGGCGTGGGCACGGCTCTGCGCACCGCCGAGACAGCCCACTTCGCCCGGACGCTTGCCATAATATTTGATGCGGGGATTCCCCTCATCAAGGGAGTCGAGATCGCGAGGCAGGGCACCACCACGGTGGCTCTTCAGCAGAGGCTTGAGATCATGAGGACAAGCCTCGTTGAGGGCGAGTCGGTCAGGGAAGCTCTCGAAAAAACGGAATTCTTCTCCCCTCTGATGCTGAACCTTGTCGAGGTGGGAGAGCAGTCGGGGAAAATGGGGCAGATGTGCACTAAAATCGCTCTCATAAGCGAGCAGAACCTGGAGCAGGCTCTTGATGTCGCCATATCGGTGATGCAGCCCTTTTTTCTGCTCGTCATGGGACTTGTGGTGGGATTTGTCGTGATTGCCACGATGGCCCCGATGGTGAAAGTCGTGGAAAGCATCCTCTGA
- a CDS encoding serine/threonine-protein kinase, whose amino-acid sequence MRARTCLFVIPFIMIIFVLALWHCPGTPAFTAPQGSAFSLTVNTSPQGAPLFVSYEKAGSQIPLGLSGAPVLLDAAAVRASGSATISIRHRDFLVKSIELDASYLDTHAVYPPEGAEVLDKGIRSVTFLTSPSGARVFQHVYGSGESRQAIGVSGHPLPWELKKYREGQNVTIGFDLWGYRYMEKPVPAFAFNDPGHGDAYLYPKDGVPMKLEPKVPLLIDAYYGAGKHPVAAVLIAASVALAVFGIILPWRRSVKNRLEKAALWEAIASRSQVDDPLFGRRLGRYRLVEKIGSGGMAAVYRAVPEGTLREEESVAIKVIHEEANSDEEFCERFKREMHITAAMNHPCILRVLDYGDEKGTLYLVMDLLRGKALSASIPEKGMDLATFGSVFVPLLEAVHYAHGKGIVHRDLKPENIWLEDDGRVIVMDFGIARSRKFSTITVKGKVMGTPTYMAPEQITGKKLDARADQYSLGIIAYQLLCGKPPFVDDELINIIYMHVTDDPVPIASLCPDLPLEVAAVVMRMLEKDRDKRFEDLQSAADSLRRALGEPAGPVPEGKRAPS is encoded by the coding sequence ATGAGGGCTCGTACCTGCCTTTTTGTCATCCCGTTCATAATGATCATCTTTGTCCTGGCCCTGTGGCACTGCCCTGGCACCCCGGCCTTCACAGCGCCTCAGGGAAGCGCTTTTTCCCTCACCGTGAATACCAGTCCTCAAGGCGCACCCCTTTTCGTGAGCTATGAAAAAGCCGGCAGCCAGATCCCCCTGGGCCTGTCAGGCGCGCCTGTGCTGCTTGATGCCGCCGCAGTAAGAGCCAGTGGTTCTGCCACCATCTCCATAAGGCACCGTGATTTCCTTGTGAAAAGCATTGAGCTTGACGCTTCCTATCTCGATACCCATGCAGTCTATCCGCCTGAGGGCGCCGAAGTGCTTGATAAGGGCATCCGCAGTGTGACTTTCCTCACAAGCCCCTCCGGGGCCCGTGTCTTCCAGCACGTTTACGGCAGCGGCGAATCCAGGCAGGCCATCGGCGTATCGGGGCATCCCCTTCCATGGGAGCTGAAGAAATACCGCGAGGGGCAGAATGTCACCATCGGTTTTGACCTCTGGGGCTACCGATATATGGAAAAGCCTGTTCCTGCCTTTGCCTTCAACGATCCCGGCCATGGGGATGCTTACCTGTACCCGAAGGACGGAGTCCCCATGAAGCTTGAGCCCAAAGTTCCCCTTCTCATCGATGCTTATTACGGTGCAGGAAAGCATCCTGTTGCCGCGGTGCTCATCGCCGCGTCGGTTGCGCTTGCGGTCTTCGGCATCATCCTCCCGTGGCGCCGCTCAGTGAAAAACAGGCTTGAAAAGGCAGCGCTGTGGGAAGCCATAGCCTCAAGGTCCCAGGTGGACGATCCCCTTTTCGGCCGGCGCCTTGGGAGATACAGGCTCGTTGAGAAAATAGGCTCGGGGGGGATGGCAGCCGTTTACAGGGCCGTGCCCGAGGGAACCCTCCGGGAGGAAGAGAGCGTGGCAATCAAGGTCATTCATGAAGAAGCCAACAGTGATGAGGAGTTCTGCGAGCGCTTCAAAAGGGAGATGCACATCACGGCAGCGATGAATCACCCCTGCATTCTCCGCGTGCTTGACTATGGCGATGAAAAGGGCACCCTTTACCTTGTCATGGATCTCCTCAGGGGCAAGGCGCTCTCGGCGTCGATCCCGGAAAAGGGGATGGACCTCGCCACCTTCGGCTCAGTGTTTGTTCCCCTTCTTGAAGCGGTGCACTATGCCCATGGGAAGGGCATCGTGCACCGCGATCTCAAGCCTGAGAATATATGGCTCGAAGATGACGGGAGAGTCATTGTCATGGATTTCGGCATCGCAAGGAGCAGAAAATTCAGCACCATCACGGTAAAGGGAAAGGTCATGGGGACACCGACCTATATGGCTCCGGAGCAGATCACGGGGAAAAAGCTTGATGCCAGGGCCGACCAGTATTCCCTCGGCATCATCGCCTACCAGCTTCTCTGCGGCAAGCCTCCCTTTGTCGATGATGAGCTTATCAACATTATCTATATGCATGTGACGGACGATCCAGTGCCAATTGCGAGCCTCTGCCCTGATCTCCCGCTCGAGGTGGCCGCTGTCGTGATGAGAATGCTGGAGAAAGACAGGGATAAGCGTTTCGAGGACCTGCAGTCTGCCGCCGATTCCCTCAGAAGAGCCCTCGGGGAGCCTGCCGGGCCTGTGCCTGAAGGGAAGAGGGCGCCTTCATGA
- a CDS encoding prepilin-type N-terminal cleavage/methylation domain-containing protein: MADARGALAGKKPREKGLSLLEVLFTFALLSLIMMALFNVFPGTLMAVRHAEHRLVAATFAQSMLEGKRVLSFSTIDDPPLSEDRPGDDGTIYHLVFEVFDVTGANTLYLKGIRAAATWQEKDKSYTITEEQYVSAVEH, from the coding sequence ATGGCGGACGCTCGCGGCGCCTTGGCGGGAAAAAAGCCCCGGGAAAAAGGCCTGAGCCTCCTCGAGGTCCTCTTTACCTTTGCACTGCTGAGCCTTATCATGATGGCCCTCTTCAATGTCTTTCCCGGCACTCTCATGGCGGTCCGCCATGCTGAGCACCGCCTCGTGGCAGCCACCTTCGCCCAGTCCATGCTTGAGGGGAAAAGGGTGCTCTCCTTCAGCACGATTGATGATCCCCCTCTTTCCGAGGACAGGCCCGGTGACGACGGCACCATATATCATCTCGTCTTCGAGGTTTTTGACGTCACAGGCGCCAACACTCTCTATCTCAAGGGGATAAGGGCAGCTGCCACCTGGCAGGAAAAAGACAAATCCTATACCATCACCGAGGAGCAGTATGTATCGGCTGTTGAGCATTAG
- a CDS encoding ElyC/SanA/YdcF family protein — protein sequence MIKKAIALIPVHRKWIFVTGALLLSGVIAFLAINFRVKRLGLHHTCDADSAPAAQAAIVLGAYVDPGGVPCPMLEDRIITGVELYGKGKVKKLVMSGDHGLDDYDEVNSMRRMAEDLGVPPRDIFMDHAGFCTYDSMYRARDVFGIKTALIVTQEFHLARSIYNARMLGIDAHGVKADRRKYPSAELQGLQMRESVARIKDFLNVHLVKPRPRFLGNPIPIEGDGSVTHDRKD from the coding sequence ATGATAAAAAAAGCCATTGCACTGATCCCTGTCCACAGGAAATGGATATTTGTGACGGGAGCTCTCCTTCTTTCCGGTGTCATTGCCTTCCTGGCAATAAACTTCCGCGTGAAGCGCCTGGGCCTCCACCACACCTGTGACGCCGACAGTGCGCCGGCAGCCCAGGCGGCAATTGTGCTGGGAGCTTACGTCGATCCCGGGGGAGTGCCCTGCCCCATGCTCGAGGACCGGATAATCACGGGAGTGGAGCTTTACGGGAAAGGCAAGGTGAAAAAGCTTGTCATGTCAGGTGACCATGGCCTCGATGACTATGACGAGGTGAACTCCATGCGCCGCATGGCTGAGGACCTGGGTGTGCCTCCCCGCGATATTTTCATGGACCACGCGGGTTTCTGCACTTATGACAGCATGTACAGGGCGAGGGATGTCTTCGGCATCAAGACGGCCCTTATAGTGACCCAGGAGTTTCACCTTGCCCGCAGCATTTATAATGCCCGCATGCTGGGAATTGACGCCCATGGCGTGAAGGCTGACAGGCGAAAGTATCCATCTGCGGAGCTTCAGGGACTCCAGATGAGGGAATCGGTAGCGCGGATAAAGGATTTTCTTAATGTGCACCTCGTGAAGCCCAGACCCCGCTTTCTGGGGAATCCCATCCCCATCGAGGGCGATGGCTCCGTAACCCATGACAGGAAAGATTAA